One window of Elaeis guineensis isolate ETL-2024a chromosome 11, EG11, whole genome shotgun sequence genomic DNA carries:
- the LOC105054075 gene encoding homeobox-leucine zipper protein HOX22: METVDYSAAEEAESSYISMDPLLTKSRSDKKRRFSEEQIKSLESIFESQAKLEPRKKLQLAKELGLQPRQVAIWFQNKRARWKSKQLEREYAALKANYDVLLSSVESLKKEKQILINQSQKLTELLNKPSEASSNDGDSNCSNGKREEDARPCLLVCSGDEEKNLSFFNQKEAEYLYMREPESGYLTSIEQPCDFNCSSSPEQCCTTPSEWWESWPLTG; encoded by the exons ATGGAGACTGTCGACTACTCTGCAGCGGAGGAAGCAGAGTCCTCCTACATCTCTATGGATCCCCTCCTCACGAAGTCGAGGAGCGACAAGAAGAGAAGGTTCAGCGAGGAGCAGATAAAGTCCCTCGAATCCATTTTCGAGTCCCAGGCGAAGCTGGAACCCCGGAAGAAGCTGCAGCTGGCTAAGGAACTCGGCCTCCAGCCTCGCCAGGTGGCCATATGGTTTCAGAACAAGCGAGCCCGGTGGAAGTCGAAGCAGCTCGAGAGAGAGTATGCCGCCCTCAAAGCTAACTATGATGTCTTGCTCTCCAGCGTGGAGTCCCTCAAAAAAGAGAAGCAAATTCTGATCAACCAG TCGCAAAAGCTTACTGAATTGCTGAATAAGCCATCAGAAGCGAGCAGTAATGACGGCGATTCCAACTGCAGCAATGGCAAGCGCGAGGAGGATGCGAGGCCCTGCTTGTTAGTGTGTTCAGGTGATGAAGAGAAGAATCTAAGCTTTTTCAATCAGAAAGAAGCAGAATATTTATACATGAGAGAACCTGAGAGTGGCTACCTGACATCAATTGAGCAACCATGCGATTTCAACTGCAGTAGTTCTCCGGAACAGTGCTGCACCACTCCTTCTGAGTGGTGGGAGTCTTGGCCCTTGACAGGATAG